A single window of Bacteroides sp. DNA harbors:
- a CDS encoding TonB-dependent receptor, whose translation MNRRSLLLLMLFLLPALAFGQRITVTGTVTSVMENNISLPGVTVMVKNTSQGTTSDINGRYRVEANANDTLVFSYVGMVTTEIPIMGQIQIDVGMELDVARLGEVIVVGYGTESSRLVSGSLGVVSETEIRDVPLRTIDGVLQGRSAGVQISQNSGTPGSATTVRIRGNSSITAGNQPLYVIDGIPMITGNYGQVGFSGQGINALSDINPSDIESITVLKDASAAAIYGARATNGVILITTRRGSKQRTNITFNASSGIQEVVEVQEMINAEQWHEYKGTQPDPGNPVDVDWLDKVFRVAPMSSYEFSASGGDASTRFFISGNYYNQEGVLLGTDYQRLNGRLNLDHTMNEHVKLGASFGASYSLNNRVEGDRSLNGVLPNALTMPPIHPVYNEDDTYNEDGPYANPVAIGKEAINEAHSFRTLGNAFVDITFLKHLTVSTKWGFDYLSLREHSFDPPTTRQGARSNGIGIAGQNNVLNIVSNNLLRYSNSFKGLHNLEALAGYSFEIFQRRNQYARGVDFPGPFFEYLAEAATITSSYARAVNRGMSSYFGQVKYNYDYRYIVTLSGRYDGSTKFGENNKYGFFPAVSLAWRVTEESFFQPLNDIFDEFRMRASYGLTGNDGIPDFAYLNLYGGGANYLGGAGIVPSQLPNPDLKWETTAQINVGLDLAVLDERISLAVDYYHNRTKDLLFDRPVSMTSGFYSITTNIGELENRGIELSLTTVNVRTEAFEWDSRLNISRNRNKILSLYKNQPLDNLDRYSPSIVMVGEPMSIFFGYRSLGVDPSTGDIVFDDVNGDGIINAEDRVKIGDPNPKFTGGFTNNLTYKQFELSLFLQFSYGNDIFNANRVFIEAMKGADNQSTAILRRWRQPGDITDIPRATENDPNNNNRISSRFVEDGSYLRIKNLTFSYLLNQRLAERLKLRSTRIFLSAQNLLTFTNYSGMDPEVNYTGDSNLLRGTDFFTYPQARTFSIGINLGL comes from the coding sequence ATGAACCGAAGATCTTTACTTCTTTTGATGCTGTTTTTATTACCTGCTTTAGCTTTCGGGCAAAGGATCACGGTAACGGGAACAGTAACCTCGGTGATGGAGAACAACATTTCCCTTCCCGGCGTCACGGTCATGGTAAAAAACACTAGCCAGGGGACCACTTCCGATATCAATGGAAGATACCGGGTCGAAGCCAATGCCAACGATACCCTGGTATTTTCGTATGTAGGCATGGTTACTACAGAAATTCCGATTATGGGGCAGATCCAGATTGATGTGGGGATGGAACTCGATGTTGCCCGTCTGGGTGAAGTTATTGTAGTGGGATATGGTACTGAGTCGAGCCGCCTGGTATCGGGATCATTGGGTGTGGTAAGTGAAACGGAAATCCGCGATGTCCCGCTGCGTACCATTGATGGGGTGCTTCAGGGCCGTTCGGCAGGGGTGCAAATCAGCCAGAACTCGGGGACCCCTGGTTCGGCAACCACGGTAAGGATTCGGGGTAACAGCTCCATTACAGCCGGCAACCAACCTTTATACGTCATCGATGGCATCCCCATGATCACCGGAAACTATGGGCAGGTTGGATTCTCGGGGCAGGGCATCAATGCCCTTTCCGACATCAACCCCAGCGACATTGAATCTATCACTGTTCTGAAAGATGCTTCGGCAGCTGCCATTTACGGGGCAAGGGCCACCAATGGGGTCATCCTTATCACCACCCGCCGTGGTAGTAAGCAGCGTACCAACATCACCTTCAATGCAAGCAGTGGCATCCAGGAAGTTGTCGAAGTGCAGGAAATGATCAATGCCGAGCAGTGGCATGAATATAAAGGTACTCAGCCCGATCCTGGCAATCCTGTCGACGTAGACTGGCTTGATAAGGTATTCAGGGTGGCTCCGATGAGCAGCTATGAGTTTTCGGCCAGCGGAGGCGACGCTTCCACACGGTTTTTCATTTCAGGAAACTATTACAACCAGGAAGGCGTCCTGCTGGGTACTGATTACCAGCGTTTGAACGGGCGGCTTAACCTGGATCACACCATGAATGAACACGTGAAACTGGGGGCAAGTTTCGGGGCAAGTTATTCCCTGAACAACCGGGTAGAGGGCGACCGCTCATTGAACGGGGTTTTGCCCAACGCCCTGACCATGCCTCCCATTCACCCCGTTTATAATGAAGACGACACATACAATGAAGACGGCCCCTATGCCAACCCGGTAGCCATTGGCAAGGAAGCCATCAACGAGGCCCATTCATTCAGAACCCTTGGAAATGCCTTTGTTGACATAACCTTTTTAAAACATCTTACGGTAAGTACAAAGTGGGGTTTTGACTATTTGAGCCTTCGTGAACACAGCTTTGATCCACCAACGACCCGGCAGGGAGCCCGTTCAAACGGGATTGGCATTGCAGGTCAGAACAATGTATTAAATATTGTATCAAACAACCTGTTGCGGTACAGCAATTCGTTCAAGGGTCTTCATAATCTGGAAGCACTAGCTGGTTATTCATTCGAGATATTTCAGCGGCGCAACCAATACGCCCGTGGCGTGGATTTTCCGGGGCCATTTTTTGAATACCTTGCCGAAGCAGCTACGATTACATCCTCTTATGCGAGAGCAGTGAATCGGGGCATGAGCTCATATTTCGGGCAAGTAAAATACAACTACGACTATCGTTACATTGTTACGCTGAGTGGAAGGTATGACGGTTCAACCAAATTTGGTGAGAACAACAAATATGGTTTTTTCCCGGCCGTCTCCCTGGCCTGGAGGGTTACTGAAGAGTCCTTTTTTCAGCCACTCAACGATATCTTTGACGAATTCAGAATGAGGGCCAGTTATGGCCTTACCGGTAATGATGGCATCCCGGATTTTGCCTATCTGAATTTATATGGAGGCGGTGCCAATTATCTGGGAGGAGCAGGCATTGTGCCATCACAGCTTCCAAATCCTGATTTGAAATGGGAAACAACAGCCCAGATCAATGTCGGACTTGATCTGGCCGTTTTGGATGAGCGGATTAGCCTGGCAGTGGACTATTATCACAACCGGACAAAGGACCTCTTGTTCGACCGGCCGGTTTCCATGACCTCTGGTTTCTATTCTATCACCACCAATATTGGAGAGCTGGAAAACCGTGGAATTGAACTATCACTGACAACTGTCAATGTGCGAACCGAAGCGTTTGAATGGGATTCACGCTTAAACATCAGCCGCAACCGGAATAAGATCCTTTCGCTTTACAAAAACCAGCCACTTGACAACCTTGACCGCTACAGCCCAAGCATTGTCATGGTAGGTGAGCCCATGAGTATATTTTTCGGGTACAGGAGCCTTGGCGTAGACCCCTCCACCGGCGATATCGTGTTTGATGACGTTAATGGTGATGGAATAATTAATGCTGAGGACCGCGTCAAAATCGGGGACCCCAATCCAAAATTCACCGGAGGCTTTACCAACAATTTAACTTATAAGCAGTTTGAGCTGAGTTTGTTCCTGCAGTTCTCTTATGGCAATGATATTTTCAACGCGAACCGGGTATTCATAGAGGCCATGAAAGGCGCTGACAACCAAAGCACAGCCATCCTGAGGCGCTGGCGTCAGCCCGGGGATATTACAGATATTCCAAGGGCCACCGAGAACGACCCAAACAACAACAACCGCATTTCTTCGCGCTTTGTTGAAGATGGCTCCTACCTGAGGATAAAAAACCTGACCTTCTCCTATCTTCTGAACCAGCGACTGGCAGAAAGACTGAAATTAAGAAGCACCAGAATCTTTTTATCTGCACAGAATCTGCTGACTTTTACCAATTATTCGGGTATGGATCCCGAAGTGAACTATACTGGTGACAGCAACCTGTTAAGGGGAACCGATTTCTTCACCTATCCCCAGGCCAGGACTTTTTCTATTGGTATTAATTTGGGATTATAA
- a CDS encoding RagB/SusD family nutrient uptake outer membrane protein: MKRIIFLISIFVMVFPGCDVLNVDPNHSIPADQAITNAEEVERGIIGCYDAMQSGSYYGLHYFVFGDLLADNLRFSGVTISYAELDNNSILADNGLVEGVWASIYDLLNRVNNVVAQIPGIESMSDAEKNAALAELYFLRALGHYDLMRLYGPIPLRTEPASGDEESLNKPRESIEVVLSQINTDLDFAISHLASEIITGRASSVAARGLKARVALHQYYLTSDQTFLTTAKENASAVIDNPNLEIEPDYSILFSGVANRESIFEIDFNEQDWNRMAQYFFYTSLSGRYEFAPTEFYLNSFAPDDVRKDISIEYYGANPYVYKYSDIETGTDNIYVLRLAEMHLIRAEAEILLQGDLEAIRADINAIRERAGLIPTTSSNYAALLLEVESQRQKEFAFEGHRWFDLVRTGRALDVLPNVTNINQTLFPIPLNEILANDNPGMFQNEGY; this comes from the coding sequence ATGAAACGTATCATTTTCCTGATATCAATTTTTGTAATGGTTTTCCCGGGTTGCGACGTGTTGAACGTTGACCCAAACCATTCCATTCCGGCCGATCAGGCCATCACCAATGCCGAAGAAGTGGAGCGGGGCATCATCGGCTGTTACGATGCGATGCAAAGTGGCAGTTACTATGGTTTACACTATTTCGTTTTTGGCGACCTTCTTGCCGATAATCTAAGGTTTTCCGGGGTGACTATCAGTTATGCCGAATTGGACAATAATTCCATCCTGGCTGACAATGGGCTGGTAGAAGGGGTTTGGGCCTCCATTTATGACCTACTGAACCGGGTTAATAATGTGGTCGCACAGATTCCAGGTATTGAATCCATGAGCGATGCTGAGAAAAATGCGGCCCTCGCTGAGTTATATTTCCTTAGGGCATTAGGGCATTACGACCTTATGCGGCTTTACGGTCCCATACCACTGAGAACAGAACCCGCTTCGGGAGATGAAGAAAGTCTCAATAAACCCAGGGAGTCCATTGAGGTAGTTCTAAGCCAGATCAACACCGACCTGGATTTTGCCATTAGCCATCTTGCATCGGAAATTATTACAGGAAGGGCTTCCAGTGTTGCTGCCCGGGGATTAAAGGCCAGGGTTGCCTTACACCAGTACTACCTGACCAGCGATCAGACCTTCCTGACGACTGCAAAGGAAAATGCAAGCGCAGTGATCGACAATCCCAATCTTGAGATTGAACCGGATTACAGTATTTTGTTTTCAGGGGTTGCAAACCGTGAGTCGATTTTTGAGATTGATTTCAATGAACAGGACTGGAATCGCATGGCACAGTATTTCTTTTACACCTCTCTTAGCGGACGTTACGAGTTTGCCCCCACCGAGTTTTACCTGAACTCCTTTGCGCCTGACGATGTCCGTAAAGACATCTCTATTGAATATTATGGTGCAAATCCTTATGTGTATAAATATTCAGACATTGAGACCGGCACCGATAATATTTATGTGCTTCGGCTCGCCGAGATGCATCTGATCCGTGCCGAAGCGGAGATCCTGTTGCAAGGCGATCTGGAGGCCATACGCGCTGATATTAACGCCATCAGGGAAAGGGCAGGTCTGATTCCCACCACCAGTTCAAATTATGCGGCTTTGCTGCTTGAAGTGGAATCACAGCGCCAGAAAGAGTTTGCCTTTGAAGGGCACCGATGGTTCGACCTGGTAAGGACCGGCAGGGCCTTGGATGTTCTACCAAACGTGACCAACATCAACCAAACCCTTTTTCCGATCCCACTCAACGAAATCCTGGCCAATGACAACCCGGGAATGTTTCAAAACGAGGGTTATTAA
- a CDS encoding choice-of-anchor J domain-containing protein codes for MQTRKTYGMIGSIMMTMIMLFSSCEDEGFDVPLPSTQADFDYEVEVFIDEDTGQESFGVQLTNKSIEAESYSWDFGNGETSTEENPYILYTTSGQYTIRLEITSAHQLHYNNLTKSVTLTLGKQVVYAEDFLDGVPDNDEFWLPEGWQAIDNDGDGFNWYFAVRNGLGQMRSQSYDSSNDAALNPDNWLILPEIDLTTTADGALVTFRYTVGVSASTPRYRKEHYGIFVSAGNDALENFTLLFEETFTEETPQWTALERTVDLSAYAGETIYVAIRHYGVTDMDRMFVDEVEVYKIE; via the coding sequence ATGCAAACACGAAAAACATACGGCATGATAGGATCCATCATGATGACTATGATCATGCTATTTTCCTCATGCGAGGATGAAGGATTTGACGTTCCCCTTCCAAGTACACAAGCCGACTTTGATTATGAAGTTGAGGTATTTATTGACGAGGACACGGGGCAAGAGTCTTTTGGGGTGCAATTGACCAATAAATCCATCGAGGCAGAATCCTATTCCTGGGATTTCGGTAATGGGGAAACCTCAACCGAAGAAAATCCCTATATCTTATACACTACATCGGGACAGTATACAATCAGGCTTGAAATAACCAGCGCCCATCAGTTGCATTACAACAACCTGACCAAAAGCGTTACCTTAACACTTGGGAAACAGGTTGTCTATGCTGAGGACTTTTTAGACGGTGTTCCCGACAATGATGAATTCTGGCTTCCCGAAGGATGGCAAGCAATTGATAATGACGGAGATGGTTTTAACTGGTATTTTGCCGTCAGAAATGGTTTAGGACAAATGCGTAGCCAGTCCTACGATTCTTCAAACGACGCAGCCCTTAATCCTGACAACTGGCTGATTCTGCCAGAAATTGACCTAACCACCACTGCTGATGGCGCACTTGTCACCTTCAGGTATACGGTTGGGGTTTCCGCATCTACCCCCAGATACCGAAAAGAACATTATGGTATTTTTGTTTCAGCAGGCAATGATGCCCTGGAGAATTTCACCCTGCTTTTCGAGGAAACCTTCACTGAAGAAACGCCCCAATGGACCGCTTTGGAAAGAACCGTTGATCTCTCAGCATATGCCGGGGAAACCATTTACGTGGCCATTCGCCATTATGGAGTCACCGACATGGACCGTATGTTTGTGGATGAGGTGGAAGTTTATAAAATTGAGTAA
- a CDS encoding cyanophycinase has product MRILILFFSVLFLMASCQSPETGNEDVSEAPKGSLFIIGGGSRPDAMVQRMVTESGVDQTGYVVILPMASSEPDSAILWSAQQFLDNGVSPVVGFNFLPGMIPGEARLDSLRKASLIYISGGDQNRFMDIVRGTPIADAIHEAYLSGALIAGTSAGAALMSGKMITGTELKYPDYRPTFRSLESNNLELEPGLGLIHTAIVDQHFVWRSRHNRLLSAILEYPDLLGIGIDESTALLVKGNSAEVIGLSQVMVYANPLKKVNNINGKLGATGLTLDIYLPGEKFSLK; this is encoded by the coding sequence ATGAGAATTCTGATATTATTTTTTTCGGTTCTTTTTCTGATGGCTTCCTGTCAATCGCCTGAAACGGGGAATGAGGATGTTTCTGAAGCCCCCAAGGGCAGTTTGTTTATTATAGGTGGCGGCAGTCGCCCGGATGCCATGGTGCAGCGGATGGTCACCGAATCAGGGGTGGATCAAACAGGATATGTGGTCATTCTTCCCATGGCCTCCAGTGAGCCCGATTCGGCTATCCTGTGGTCAGCCCAGCAATTTCTGGATAATGGTGTCAGCCCGGTGGTGGGGTTCAATTTTTTGCCGGGTATGATTCCTGGTGAGGCTCGTCTGGATTCCCTCAGAAAGGCGTCCCTGATCTATATTAGTGGAGGCGATCAGAACCGGTTCATGGATATTGTGAGAGGCACACCAATTGCGGATGCTATCCATGAAGCTTATTTGTCAGGGGCATTGATTGCCGGCACCAGTGCGGGCGCGGCCCTGATGAGCGGAAAAATGATTACGGGCACTGAATTGAAATATCCCGATTACCGGCCCACTTTCCGCAGCCTGGAATCAAACAACCTTGAACTTGAGCCGGGTTTGGGGCTTATTCATACAGCGATTGTGGATCAGCATTTTGTTTGGCGCAGCCGTCACAATAGACTGCTTTCAGCGATCCTTGAGTATCCTGACCTACTGGGCATTGGCATCGATGAATCGACAGCCCTGCTGGTGAAGGGTAATTCAGCTGAAGTGATCGGACTTTCGCAGGTAATGGTATACGCCAATCCCTTGAAAAAAGTAAATAACATAAATGGAAAACTGGGCGCCACCGGCCTGACACTGGATATTTATTTGCCGGGCGAAAAATTTTCACTCAAATAA
- a CDS encoding AbgT family transporter — protein MLKKVPHTYVIVFGIILFAAALTWFIPPGKYVEQKVVRDGVDKKEMVFYYEKDLPDAFQPESPSQPQTWQVFSALFNGFVKQSGIIIFILMIGGAFWIMNKTKAIDVGIFAFLRFTRMLESRNIMHRNVVDNVIIVLIMIMFSLFGAIFGMSEETIAFVIIVIPLAISMGYDSFTGVAMVYLAAHLGFAGAVLNPFTIGIAQGIAEIPLFSGMGYRIFCWVVINLVGIFFVLRYVSRIRKKPSLSIMYEGDAYWRNRDGAHNEKITYFTPRMAWIVYGMILATLTAFSFLYPVTGLKIGNSTVSLLIIPALTIVFAILGVLSLRKSVHFFILLLLGYTILFLMVGVMGYGWYIMEIATLFFVMGIAAGMAYNFSADIIAKQFLEGVKDILSAAIIVGLARGIIVILEDGGIVDTLLYGMSKAMVNFGDIASIGVMYVIQTLINIVIPSGSAKAAITMPIMAPFSDLIGISRQATVMAFQFGDGFTNMITPTSGVLIAVLGVARIPYDKWVRWVWPLIVTVVILGFLLLIPTVTMKLSGF, from the coding sequence ATGCTGAAGAAAGTTCCCCACACCTATGTAATCGTTTTCGGCATCATCTTGTTTGCCGCTGCGCTCACCTGGTTTATTCCCCCCGGAAAATATGTTGAGCAGAAAGTGGTTCGGGATGGTGTTGACAAAAAGGAAATGGTCTTTTATTATGAAAAGGACCTTCCGGATGCTTTTCAGCCTGAGAGCCCCAGCCAGCCACAGACATGGCAGGTATTTTCAGCCCTTTTCAATGGGTTTGTGAAACAGTCAGGCATTATCATTTTCATTTTAATGATTGGCGGGGCCTTCTGGATCATGAATAAGACCAAGGCCATTGATGTGGGGATCTTTGCTTTCCTTCGTTTTACCCGGATGCTGGAAAGCCGGAACATCATGCACCGCAATGTGGTGGACAATGTGATCATTGTCCTGATCATGATCATGTTCAGCTTGTTTGGGGCCATCTTCGGCATGAGTGAAGAAACCATTGCCTTTGTGATTATTGTCATCCCCCTTGCCATATCCATGGGCTATGATTCCTTCACCGGGGTGGCCATGGTATACCTTGCAGCCCACCTGGGCTTTGCGGGGGCGGTGTTGAATCCTTTTACCATAGGCATCGCACAAGGCATAGCTGAGATTCCCCTGTTTTCAGGGATGGGTTACCGGATCTTTTGCTGGGTGGTGATCAACCTGGTAGGGATCTTTTTTGTGCTGCGTTATGTCAGCCGGATCCGGAAAAAGCCTTCGCTCTCAATCATGTATGAGGGAGATGCCTACTGGCGCAATCGGGATGGAGCACATAACGAGAAGATCACCTATTTTACACCCAGGATGGCATGGATCGTCTATGGCATGATCCTGGCTACCTTGACAGCCTTTTCTTTCCTTTATCCGGTTACGGGGCTTAAGATTGGTAACTCCACCGTTTCATTATTAATCATTCCGGCACTTACTATTGTTTTTGCCATCCTAGGGGTGCTCTCTCTGCGTAAATCCGTCCACTTTTTTATCCTGCTCTTACTGGGTTACACCATTCTTTTCCTGATGGTAGGTGTAATGGGTTATGGCTGGTACATCATGGAAATCGCCACCTTGTTTTTTGTCATGGGAATTGCAGCTGGTATGGCCTATAACTTTTCGGCCGATATTATTGCCAAACAATTCCTGGAAGGAGTGAAGGACATCCTTTCAGCGGCCATTATTGTAGGTCTTGCCCGTGGTATTATTGTTATCCTGGAGGATGGAGGGATTGTTGACACGCTGCTGTACGGCATGTCGAAAGCCATGGTAAACTTCGGCGACATTGCTTCCATCGGGGTGATGTATGTCATTCAAACCCTGATCAACATTGTTATCCCTTCGGGTTCTGCCAAAGCGGCCATTACCATGCCGATCATGGCACCTTTCAGTGATCTGATAGGCATTTCACGTCAGGCAACGGTCATGGCTTTCCAGTTTGGGGATGGATTTACCAATATGATCACGCCTACCTCCGGCGTATTGATTGCCGTCTTAGGTGTGGCACGGATTCCCTATGACAAATGGGTACGATGGGTTTGGCCACTCATTGTAACCGTAGTGATCCTGGGATTCCTGTTACTAATTCCCACCGTAACGATGAAGCTCAGTGGCTTTTAA